One window of candidate division KSB1 bacterium genomic DNA carries:
- the manA gene encoding mannose-6-phosphate isomerase, class I produces the protein MTLPRLFKIKGKIQHYAWGGTEFIPRFLGIENRENRPFAELWFGAHPAAPSEALIDGAPQPLDRLIGKHPFLLGRRVHKRFGRLPFLLKVLDARDMLSIQVHPSKKQAEEGFVKENAAGIPLNSPQRNYKDDNHKPEMHLPLTDFWMLHGFRAEQEVRYLLESVWAWSGLREIYAGGGIEGLYRRIMTAEQSEIDAWLSPLIESLRTNPPQDRDSADYWALRAAETFPLPEGHLDRGIFSVYLLNLLHLRPGEGTFQDAGVPHAYLHGTTIELMAASDNVLRGGLTPKFVDVDELLRTVVYRTGRPQILRNERLSSVEQRFLTPTEDFQLTRLLLNAGESFRKTGNGPCIGLVYRGNVEIKGDLVVLSLQRGEAFFLADGVQAELTALTSAELFLAGVPV, from the coding sequence ATGACTCTGCCGCGCCTTTTCAAGATCAAGGGTAAGATTCAGCATTATGCCTGGGGCGGAACCGAATTTATTCCCCGCTTTTTGGGCATCGAAAACCGCGAGAACCGACCGTTCGCCGAGTTGTGGTTCGGCGCTCATCCGGCGGCGCCATCGGAAGCGCTGATCGATGGTGCTCCGCAGCCGCTTGATCGCTTGATCGGGAAGCATCCTTTTCTGCTCGGCCGCAGAGTCCATAAACGTTTCGGCCGGCTGCCGTTTCTGCTCAAGGTTCTGGATGCGCGCGACATGCTGTCCATTCAGGTTCATCCCTCGAAAAAGCAGGCGGAAGAAGGATTTGTCAAAGAGAATGCCGCCGGCATTCCGTTGAACTCGCCGCAACGCAATTACAAAGACGACAACCACAAGCCGGAAATGCACCTGCCGCTGACCGATTTCTGGATGCTGCACGGTTTTCGCGCTGAGCAGGAGGTCCGTTATCTTCTGGAATCCGTGTGGGCATGGAGCGGGCTGCGCGAAATTTATGCCGGCGGCGGGATCGAAGGGCTTTATCGCCGCATCATGACGGCGGAGCAGAGCGAAATCGACGCCTGGCTTTCACCGCTCATTGAGTCGTTGCGTACCAACCCGCCTCAAGACCGCGATTCCGCCGACTATTGGGCTTTGCGCGCCGCAGAGACTTTTCCTTTGCCTGAAGGTCATCTTGACCGCGGCATCTTTTCTGTCTACTTGCTCAACCTTTTGCACCTCAGACCGGGCGAGGGGACGTTTCAGGATGCGGGAGTGCCGCACGCTTATCTTCACGGCACCACGATCGAACTGATGGCCGCCTCGGACAATGTACTCCGCGGCGGTTTGACGCCCAAGTTCGTCGACGTCGATGAATTGCTGCGTACGGTCGTCTACCGAACCGGCAGGCCGCAGATTCTCCGTAATGAAAGACTCTCGTCCGTCGAGCAGCGGTTTTTAACACCGACCGAAGACTTTCAATTAACCCGCCTTCTATTAAACGCCGGCGAATCTTTTCGCAAGACCGGTAATGGGCCGTGCATCGGTCTGGTATACCGGGGAAATGTCGAAATAAAAGGGGATCTCGTTGTTCTCTCGTTGCAGCGCGGTGAGGCCTTTTTCCTCGCCGACGGCGTCCAAGCCGAACTGACCGCCTTGACGAGTGCCGAATTATTTCTTGCCGGCGTGCCCGTCTGA